From Lolium perenne isolate Kyuss_39 chromosome 5, Kyuss_2.0, whole genome shotgun sequence, a single genomic window includes:
- the LOC139831392 gene encoding uncharacterized protein gives MPTSSGFTSVALLTLIFPVTWEKDELSRQHQEELNALKTSYQELKSQLIQLGLDHAKALKAAEVTAAAKLDEALENACNATVVLRAELEEMTKARKGAEEKAARLEEGHKECDQLILQTDTLALRLFPDSQRYAVKKVDAQRKDKGQADLTVPWTPKDHLVALNARVSHMRCIDRNLSDIPDVATQLYRTLWPGEEVPDTFSLINDRLKGAGRRIREWQCSAARAGADSALRVACSWYPELNPDALTGVREGDRFYRWL, from the exons ttttactagtgtagccttgctaacactcatttttccggttacatgggagaaggatgagctcagccggcagcaccaggaggagctaaacgccctcaagaccagctaccaggagctcaagtctcagttgattcagctggggcttgaccacgccaaggccctcaaggccgctgaagtgactgcagcggccaagttggacgaggctctggagaatgcctgcaatgccactgtggtgttgcgggcagagctggaggagatgaccaaggcccggaagggtgccgaggagaaggccgcgcggctggaggaggggcacaaggagtgcgatcagctgatcctgcagaccgacacacttgccctcc gcctctttccggactcgcagaggtatgccgtcaagaaggtcgacgcgcagcgcaaggacaaaggccaagcggatcttaccgtgccatggacgcccaaggaccatctggtcgcgcttaacgcgcgggtgtcccatatgcgctgcatagaccgcaatctttcggacatccctgatgtagctacccagctatacaggactttatggcctggcgaggaggtgccggacaccttctccctcatcaacgaccgcctgaaaggtgccggcaggaggatccgcgagtggcagtgctctgctgcccgcgctggagcggactccgccctccgcgtcgcctgctcctggtacccggagctcaatcctgacgcccttaccggcgtgcgcgaag